Proteins co-encoded in one Taeniopygia guttata chromosome 4, bTaeGut7.mat, whole genome shotgun sequence genomic window:
- the PPID gene encoding peptidyl-prolyl cis-trans isomerase D codes for MSHRSPVARPSKASNPRAFFDVDIGGERVGRIVFELFADVVPKTAENFRALCTGEKGTGPTTGKPLHYKGCPFHRIIKQFMVQGGDFSNQNGTGGESIYGEKFEDENFHYQHDKPGLLSMANAGPGTNGSQFFITTVPTPHLDGKHVVFGQVIKGMGVVKILENVEVKGENPAKLCVIAECGELKEGDDWGITPQDGSGDTHPDFPEDSDIDLKDVDKIVVIAEDTKNIGNTFFKSQNWAMAAKKYSKSLRYVEASEAVAEEADKPKLKTVALTCVLNIGACKLKLSDWQGAIESCSEALKIDPANTKALYRRAQGWQGIKDLDQALADLKKAHEIAPEDKAIQTETLKIKQKIKAQKEKEKAAYAKMFA; via the exons ATGTCGCACCGGTCCCCTGTCGCCCGGCCCAGCAAGGCCAGCAACCCCCGCGCCTTCTTCGATGTGGACATCGGGGGCGAGcgag TTGGACGTATTGTCTTTGAATTATTTGCTGACGTTGTACCTAAAACTGCTGAGAATTTCCGTGCGTTATGTACAGGAGAAAAAGGAACAGGGCCTACCACTGGAAAACCTCTCCATTATAAAGGATGTCCTTTCCACAGAA ttatTAAGCAGTTTATGGTTCAAGGTGGAGATTTCTCAAACCAAAATGGCACAGGTGGAGAAAGTATATATGGTGAAAAATTTGAGGACGAAAACTTTCATTATCAG CATGATAAACCAGGTCTGCTGAGCATGGCAAATGCAGGACCTGGTACTAATGGCTCTCAGTTCTTCATTACAACGGTGCCTACTCCTCACCTGGATGGGAAACACGTGGTGTTTGGCCAAGTGATCAAAGGAATGGGTGTAGTTAAAATACTAGAAAATGTTGAAGTAAAAGGAGAAAATCCTGCCAAA TTGTGTGTCATCGCTGAATGTGGAGAGCTAAAAGAAGGAGATGACTGGGGAATTACTCCCCAGGATGGATCTGGAGATACTCATCCAGATTTTCCTGAAGATTCAGATATAGACTTGAAAGAT GTTGACAAGATTGTGGTCATAGCAGAAGACACAAAGAATATAGGAAATACTTTCTTCAAATCGCAAAATTGGGCAATGGCAGCTAAAAAGTATAGTAAAAGTTTACG GTATGTAGAAGCTTCTGAAGCAGTGGCAGAGGAGGCAGACAAACCCAAGTTAAAGACTGTTGCTTTGACCTGTGTTCTAAACATCGGTGCTTGCAAACTAAAACTGTCAGATTGGCAGGGAGCCATTGAGAGCTGTTCAGAG GCTCTTAAAATAGATCCAGCAAATACTAAAGCTCTCTACAGACGGGCTCAAGGATGGCAGGGAATAAAAGATCTTGATCAAGCACTG gCTGATCTTAAAAAGGCTCATGAAATAGCCCCTGAAGACAAAG CTATCCAGACGGAAACACTCAAAATCAAGCAGAAGATAAAAGCccaaaaggagaaagagaaagcagcTTATGCTAAAAtgtttgcttga